Sequence from the Parvicella tangerina genome:
AAATTTTTAAGGTCTTTTAAGTCTGCTTTAGCGGACAGATCACCTTCATGCATGATCTGCTTTAACGCCCCAGAATATTTTACTTCAAGTGTAGCTGTTTCAGGCTCAGAAGTATTTTCCTCTTGCTTATTTTCACAAGCTGAAAGTAGAATAAAGAGGAGTAACAACAAAAGTAGTGGTTTCATGGTTCGTCTTGGTTTGATTGCTGTTGTTTTCTTCTCATCCCCACCATAAAGATTAGTCCTCCAACTGCTAGGAGAACAAGCCCCAACGGTTTGCTATTCTCATTTAATGTGTTGGCGAGCGTAACTCCTAATGCAATCAACAAGATGCTTAAAAAGAGGATACGCTTTACATAGGGTGTCATAAAAACTCGTTTCATGCAAACATAATAAATTCCGCTCTTCAAATATGATGCACGAAGCATAATTCATCGTTAGCGAATAATCATTGCCTCCTGAGTATTTATGAAAATTGACTGAAATTGAACCTCAATAATAGACGAGTGTACACCTAGATGATGAATTAACCTAATGAGTACCACAGAAAAACATAGTGTTTCTATATTGCTTTTCTTGATTGGAGTATTGCCGGTCAGCACGGTTGCCATGCATGCACTAGGTTGGATTCATGTACAAGTTTTGCTATTTCCCAATGTCTTTTTAATCGCGGTGGCATTAGTTTATTTAAGTATCTTTTCATCTTTTGGAAATAAATTGGTAAAAAGTTGGATGATGGGAATAGGGGCTGTGCTATTATATGATTTGTCAAGAATACCATTTATTTGCTGTGGGTGGACAGATTTTATTCCTGGATTGGGTGGATGGATAGTCGGAGAGAAGGAACATTTCTACGCTGGATATTTGTGGAGATATCTGGGTAATGGTGCTGGTTTAGGTATGGCATTCTGTGTGTTGAGAAATTATATTCAACCCAAACGGATCATTGCTTTTGGAGCACTTTATGGAGTCTGTATCTTCGCTTGTCTGGATATCATTTTGCTTTCCTCCAGTTATGCGCAATCCATGATGTTCGAAGTGACACCCATTAGTTTTATCGGAGGTTTAACTGGACATATTGTATATGGCACCACGCTAGGCCTTTTAACCTATTTGGTGGACAACAAGATCTCTGATGCCAAAGCTGTAGTTGTAAATCAACTCTAGTTAGATACTCTTTTGAATTTACTAAAGTCTGGTTTCCGTTTTTCTAAAAACGCATTTCTTCCTTCTTTAGCTTCTTCTGTCATATAGGCCAATCGGGTGGCTTCTCCAGCAAATACCTGTTGACCTACCATTCCATCATCTGTAAGGTTCATCGCAAATTTCAACATCCTGATTGAGGTTGGAGATTTAGCTAAGATCTCTTGAGCCCACTCGTAGGCCGTGTCTTCTAGTTCTTCATGCGGAATCACAGCGTTCACCATTCCCATCTCATAGGCTTCCTGAGCAGAGTAGTTTCTTCCTAAGAAGAAGATTTCTCTTGCTTTCTTCTGACCAACCATTTTCGCAAGATAGGCTGAACCATACCCTCCGTCAAAACTAGTTACATCGGCATCCGTTTGCTTAAAAACGGCATGCTCTTTACTGGCTAAAGTAAGGTCACAAACTACATGTAAACTATGTCCACCTCCAACGGCCCAGCCGTTAACAACACAAATCACTGCCTTGGGTACAAATCGGATCAATCGTTGAACTTCCAAAATATTTAGTCTACCGACTCCTCCGTCATCTACATACCCTAATTCTCCTCGGGCATTCTGGTCACCTCCACTACAAAATGCATATTTACCGTCTTTTGGTGATGGACCTTCTGAAGAAAGTAAAATTACTCCGATGTCTGCATCTTCTTTCGCATCTAGGAAGGCATCGTAAAGTTCTGCGGTTGTTTTGGGCCTGAAAGCATTTCTCACTTCAGGACGGTTAAATGCTATTCTTGCTACACCATTGCATTTCTTATAGGTGATATCTTCATATTCTTTGGCAGTATTCCAGTTGATTTCCATGATTCTGATTTTATCCTCCAAAGTTAGTTATTTTCCAGTTTTCAGAAAGGGGCTAAATCAGGTAGAACAACCTTTGTCTTTGCAATTTTCGAATCCAGTGTCTCTTGACTGTAGTGTTTCGATATTAAAGATTTGAAATCTACTAAGAGCGTGTTGTTACTTTCAATGAATTCTTCAAAACTTTGAGCTGAAGATGTATTCATGCAATTCACGATGATTTTCACAGCAGCATAAGTGAGTGTTTCATGATAGATATGTGATTCCCCAATGTTAAAAGCATAATTTCGAATCAGGTAACTTGCTTGTTTAAAAGTGTCCTGAGGTGAACGCCTGTGAATTGCCCATACTAATCGAATATGGTTTTTATGTGTAAAATCTAAAGGAGGCAGTGTAGCATCTGATAGCGCCTTTATAAGTGTTTCATCCGTGTATGTTTTGCTTCTAAAGGCCATAAAGAAAAAGAGCCTCCGAAGAGGCTCTGTAAGCATTGATTAGTTGTCAAGATCGTTATCTAAGACATCTGCAGTAGAGGGGAGAGGACTTGGTCCTTCTTCTTCCTCATCAGTAACAGACCATCTACTTTTCATATACAAAGTGGCGGCAACGGATCCAGCTCCTAATAGAATTAGAAAGATTCCGATCATATTGGGGTCTCGTTGTAAGTCGATTGAGAATTTAGAAAAAAGAATTGGAATAACTCCCAGTATTGACGCAATCCCTAAAATTACACCAAAAACATATTTGTTCTTAAGGCCATTATCTAAATAGGTCCATCCGTAATAAACCAGAATCGGAATAAACAGGTAATCAACATAATAATCAGCTAAGAATGATGCTAAATAGGCTGCGATTGGTGTAGCCAGCACAACAAGGTTAATCTTGTCTAAATCTTCTTCATAGTTGTCTCTGAACATCATTACAGCACCAAATCCCATTGCCAGCACAACAAGATAGTCCAGAATTTTATAGAAGTAAAAATTACCGAATTGTCGACTAAAATCAGGAAGGTTTCCAAGAGCACCAGTTGTGTTAATAGCATACAATCCGTAAAAAGTCCCGATCACAATTAATGTTTGAATAGGTTTGGTTAAAAACCATCCTTCTTGCTTAAAGTGGATCTTAGAGAACATATACATGATGGGTATCAGTAGAGCAAGGCCTATTGTAGATAGTGACTTAAGGTTGGTGGTTGTTACTGTGATCATCATGATTAAGAAAAGTAGTCCAAAAGCAATTTCTTTTGGTCCATTTTCTTTGGCTGACTTTAGTTTAGGCATCCAGAAAACCAATGGAGCTAGTGCGAAGAACCAGATAAAACTCTTGAAAAAAGCCATCCAATCTGCCTCCACATTTACCCATAGCATACTTGATCCTACGGCTACTGCGATCATATAAAGATAGCTAGCAACAGTTGACTCGAGATAATGAACAACTCCCAGAGCTAAAACCAAAACAATATAAATGAGGATGTCGGATCTCATCCAATCCCATTCATAAATACCGAAGATTCCTGGAAGGGTAATACAAACCCCCAAAATACCGAAAAAACCTGCTGTTTCTTTCCAGAGTTTGCTGTTAGAATAGTTTGTTTTATACAGGTAAATGGAAACTGCTCCCAGAATTAATGGGATGTAAACGATGTTTTTAACGACATCTGGATCAGCTTCCTGAAGAATGATCACCAGTAAACCTGCAATTGCGAGTATAACACCGGAGATCAGGTAACTGAATTTTGTAAGCTTGTAAAGCGTGTGCTTTGATTCAGGCTCAGCGGCCTTAAGAAGGGTTTCGCGATCTGCGGCACTCATTCCCTTTGCTCTTGAGATAACGTTGCCAAGCCATACCTTGTTTTGGTGCTGGATCACTGCTTGTAAAAGCGGCCATCCGTAAAGTAAAAAAATGAAATAAGCGGCCATTACTCCTATGCCGTACCCCAGATACCAAAGGTAGTTGGGTGAAATGTCTAATAAGTCCATAGTTGTTAGTTTTAATTTGTTAATGCAATATAAGGAAAATAGAATTACTTAAGTGTAAATACACCCACCGATTGAGTCTTTTATGGCTCCAGTAACAGAATGAAGTGTATTTGTACATTCTTCAAGCCGCAAAACTCCTAAAAAAGCGAAGATTAATGCCTCTTTAAAATCAATTATTATTGGCTCTGGAACAATGATTTCAACGCTTGAAGATGAGCGAATCTCGTCTAGCCAAAACTGATTATAACTACCTCCTCCCGTAGATAAACACGAACCGCTTTTAAGGTGTTTAGCTACTTGAAATGCTAGGTGTTTTCCGAATGTATGAAGCTGATCCTGT
This genomic interval carries:
- a CDS encoding DUF202 domain-containing protein, with product MKRVFMTPYVKRILFLSILLIALGVTLANTLNENSKPLGLVLLAVGGLIFMVGMRRKQQQSNQDEP
- a CDS encoding 1,4-dihydroxy-2-naphthoyl-CoA synthase — its product is MEINWNTAKEYEDITYKKCNGVARIAFNRPEVRNAFRPKTTAELYDAFLDAKEDADIGVILLSSEGPSPKDGKYAFCSGGDQNARGELGYVDDGGVGRLNILEVQRLIRFVPKAVICVVNGWAVGGGHSLHVVCDLTLASKEHAVFKQTDADVTSFDGGYGSAYLAKMVGQKKAREIFFLGRNYSAQEAYEMGMVNAVIPHEELEDTAYEWAQEILAKSPTSIRMLKFAMNLTDDGMVGQQVFAGEATRLAYMTEEAKEGRNAFLEKRKPDFSKFKRVSN